A single window of Pyxicephalus adspersus chromosome 10, UCB_Pads_2.0, whole genome shotgun sequence DNA harbors:
- the BNIP3 gene encoding BCL2/adenovirus E1B 19 kDa protein-interacting protein 3: MQEGQSLQDEPLQGSWVELHFSNNGHGGVTPLVGQEQVPASISIHNGDMEKILLDAQHESGRSSSRESSHCDSPPRSQTPQSIQRLSDSDTQGSKEKSSSQSEEDYIERRKELENLLKKNSDWIWDWSSRPENIPPKEFVFKHPKRSSALSMRNTSVMKKGGIFSAEFLKVFLPSLLLSHLLAIGLGVYIGRRLTTSTGTF, translated from the exons ATGCAGGAAGGACAGAGTCTGCAGGATGAACCTCTACAGG GTTCCTGGGTAGAACTGCATTTCAGCAACAATGGTCATGGTGGAGTAACACCACTGGTGGGTCAAGAACAAGTGCCAGCCTCAATCTCTATTCATAATGGCGACATGGAAAAAATACTCCTGGATGCCCAGCATGAGTCTGGGCGAAGCAGCTCTAGAGAAAGTTCACATTGTGACAG CCCTCCTCGATCTCAGACCCCTCAGAGCATCCAGAGACTGAGCGACAGTGATACCCAGGGCAGCAAAGAAAAGAGCAGCTCACAG TCAGAGGAAGATTATATTGAACGAAGAAAAGAGCTTGAAAACCTATTAAAGAAGAATTCAGATTGGATCTGGGATTGGTCCAGCAGGCCTGAAAATATCCCTCCAAA GGAATTCGTCTTCAAGCATCCGAAGCGTAGCTCCGCTCTGAGCATGAGAAATACAAGTGTTATGAAGAAGGGTGGGATTTTCTCTGCAGAGTTTCTAAAAGTTTTTCTTCCCTCCTTACTGTTATCCCACCTGCTGGCTATTGGACTGGG GGTTTATATTGGAAGACGTTTGACGACCTCCACTGGTACATTCTAG